The genome window GTCAAAAAGGCAGGACTCAAATTCAGTTGTTTAATACCCCAAAGCCTTACTCTTCCCAATCCCAGGAAACTCCAGTTATAGAGGAAGTCCCCTCATGTGCACGGTATGGTTTGCCAACAGAGCCCATAAAGGAGCTGTCTGTGTAAGGAACTTCTCGTACAGTGGGAAGGTTCCTGTTTCTAGCCCTCTTCTCCATGGAACACTATTCTTACTCAGGGAGAGGAGAGCCATTCTGGATGGCTCTGAACCAAGGGAGAATTTTAGTCATCTCAGAGGAACCCACCCAGAGTAATTCCTTGGTGTTACCTGCTGAGCCTGTCCACCCCTCAGAGTGACCAGCCTGGCCCTGGTTTACCACACTAAGCATTTTCCCTGGCAGCTGAAGTCACCCTAGAAATGGCCTCTGGATTTGGGAAGGAAACTCTCCTGGTACCTGCTACAAGGAAGTTTCCTGTGTGGTTGGGAAGAGCACCCCAAGGGCAAGTCAACACAGCTCTGTAGGAAAGTTAGGCCCTCTCATTTTCCAAGAATGACAAGCCAGGAAAACTCCACAGACACGATATCCCTTCCTTCATTCTGCCATGAATGTCTTTCTGCTTCCTTGTCTAACTTAAAATCTACTGAAGTTGTCTCCCTGGTTCTAGGCTCTTAATGGCAGTTGCAAGGCTACAGCTGCCTGTAGTTGGGGATTTCCCTTCCCCTGGTCGGTTGGCCATGATAATATGCCTtcaggttaggctctggttaagTGGTGtctcctgagggcaggccttTGTAGGAACAAACTGTTTTGGTGTATTTCAAAACAGTtctttccccctccttctctgGATGCACAGGGGATTTTTCTGTTACCTATTGTGAGAACCAAGTGCAGCTTGTAGAGGCAAATCCCACCAGGGTATATTTCTCTCCTATGTACTGTGAGAACCTGTTGAGCATCAGGACTTAAAATTCACACAGTTGTAGGGGACCCCTTATGACTGGGtgcccctggagtttttaactctcagagttgtCCACGCTGTGTCTCCAGCAGTTCTTCAGttacagttcaggtttttctACCATAGCATTGGCTCCAGCACTTGTTCCCACTGAGGTTTCCCCTTGTGATCTCTGCTCCAGTAAGCCATCACCCACTGCCTGTCTCCCCAGTCTTGGGGGCAAAGGTTTGCTTTCTGTTCCCTCTCTTAAGGATCCTAGACAAGTTGTTTCTTTTCCAGTctcttcagctttttacttgttatgACAAAGTGGTGACTTCCAAGTTCTTTACACGCAGAACCCAGTCCAAtgaattttcatttgaaattctGTTAATTGGACGGCTCTGAACTTCCCCTAGTCTGAGAAGAATGAATTATTGTAGCTGCTGTTGCTACTGCTGCTGAGGTTGTTACTGTTGtgattttgctgttgttgagtcTATTTGATACACAAATTGTACAGAATTAAAGGAGTAAGCCTTTAGGTGTAACACTTTTAAATGCATGGAAACTCACAGAATTCTCAACCAATGTATATGAGGTGACAGATGTTCACTAaaattattgtgataatcatttcatgacatgtaagtcaaatcattatgctggacACCATACACTTCAACAGagctgtatgttaattatatttcaataaaactggaaaaaatttgaaaaaaaccccagaatttCAACCAGATATGGGTCTCTGGCACACTCTGATAAATCATCGTCTAAAAACTTTTCAATAAAAAAGCACAAGATACTCAGCTGAAAAAACAACGAAATAATGCTACtcatagcaacatggatggacctagaggttatcatactaagtgaagtaagttaaaaagagaaagacaaataccatatgatatcacttatacgtggaatctaaaatatgacacaagtgaacctatctatgaaacagaaacagactcacagacaaagagaacagacttgtggttgccaagggggaggtggagtggggatgggatggattgggagtttgggattagtagatacaaactattatatacagaatggataaacaacaaggtcctactgtatagcacatggaactatattcaatatcctgtgataaaccaataacagaaaagaatatgacaaagaatgtattaatatgtataactgaataactgtgctatacagtagaaattaacacaacattgtaaatcaactatacttcaattaaaataaattttttaaaaagatgtatatataGTGGAAAATTACTcacctataaaaaggaatgaaataatgccatttgcagtcacatggatggacctatagattaTTCAATTACCTgagataaaccgtaatggaaaagaaaatttaaaagaatatgtatatatatatatatatatatatatatatatatacacacacacacacatatatatatataaaactgaatcactgctgcacagaataaatgaacacagtattgtaaatcaactatacctcaactgAAAAAAGTTTTGAAACAAAGCACAGGAATCTAAGCTAAAAGTATGGAAATAAACACTGCAGTTAGAGTTTGTCACAATgttgtaaaaaatgttttttccaaactagattgtttccaccttttaaacattttaaactttaaaacctGATTTCCAGGTTGAAAAgttatgagggacttccctggtggcgcagtggttaagaatacgcctgccaatgcaggggacacaggttcaagccctggtccgggaagatcccacacgccgtggagcaactaagaccatgcgccacactactgagcctgcactctagagcccacgagccacaactactgagcccgcgtacaacaactactgaagtctgtgtgcctagagcccgtgctccgcaacaacagaagccactgcaattagaagcccgtgcacggcaaggaagagtagctccactcgccacaactagagaaagcccaagcgcagcaacgaagacccaatgcaaccaaaaataaataaataaatttatttaaaaaaaaaggtaatgaaatAAGAATATACGATCAAGTGCCAAATAATCAGGTAActatttttaaatcagtattttCCTTGGCGAATTTCTCAAGTTCAATTTCTGTTAAGTGCTTCAGTTAAAAGAAGTCTCAGGTAGGGCTGGATGCAACATAAGCAAGGTGCACATGGTAAGGTCTAAACTTTGAATTCACTTGGTAAATCAGGGACGGGCTCAGAGGAGAATGGTTTTGTATCTCACACTAGGAGACTCTAGACTTCTGAAAGAACCCTAGGGTTAACCTTCctttccctgtcttgttcctggaaACTTCCATGGGGTAACCAACTCTGCGTGTCAAATAACATGAGAGGAGTGTTTCAAATGTTTGAGCTCACAATTTCGAAATCCTATTGAAAAGCTGCGCTACCTAGCTAGGTCCGGATTCTCTGCTGGCTGGGATTAGATTAGAGTCCTATAACAGCGGTGAGACTGGCTGGTAAATCTGCCAcagtaaattattttccattatttaacaaacattggGTGAGTGCCACCTGGTGTGCAACACATGCTGCTAAgtgccaaagattttttttttttaccttgcccCCAGCTCAGCACCAGGACTCATTAGAAATTCAGAGGACTTGATGGATGAGTTCATGTCAGTCCCTCCCTATCTTGAGAGACTGACTTTTCAAGAAAAGCGGAAATTGCTGGAGGCTACGTTTAGCACCCTCTGGGTACAGACCCTGTATCCTGCCTCACACCGCTAGCCCTTTGTAGCCACCAAAGATTTCAGAAGGGGGAATGAATGTAGGCTTTAAAGGTTGAAGGCACACGTGGCAGCCAGGGGTAGAGTTCTGAGTCCATAAAGTGACATGGTTACAAATTCGGCTTCTAAAGTAGTCCTTTCTTAACCATTTTGTCATCACCATTGCACTGGTGAAAGCAATGGTTCTCTCAATAGGAAAAGGCAATTCCCCGGCACACGTACTTACAAATGATTTCAGAAGATTGATACGTCAGAAACCTCAGGTCTTGGAAGTCATGTCGGCAAAAGTGTTTTGCACCTGAGTTTTAAAGCCTCGCCTACAACAGTCTTAAGTGGCAGAGCCCAATTTACATGCCGCACAGTATCTGCCTTGCCGCGTTCGCCAATTTAGTCTTGCTGCTGAGTTCCTAACCCCGGTCTGGGTCTCAGCCCCCGATTTCTGCCTCCAGACTCCAAGGTGCACTGAACCCGCGATCCGCCATCCTGAATCTTTCCCttgcacatcttgcctttcccgGCTCTGCGCCCAAGCGCACTTGCGCGCTTCCAACCGGTTATTCCATTCCCCGGATCCCCCACCGCCCTGCCTGAGAAGAGCCAGTTTCAGATATCCAGTTCCCCTGCCCCAAGGTTTTATTCCCTTGTAACAGTGCCACCGCTGCGGTTAAGAAGCAGAAAATTGGAATAAGGGCCTCTTGGAAGTTAGGTGTCCTGAGCCCGAGACCACCAAGCTGCAAGGGGAAGAGATGTGCCGCGAGGCAGCCGCCGTGTCGAACAAAACACTGAAGCTTCTTGACACTGAGGTCTGGGGCGTGGACCTGTGGCTCGGGTCACTCGTGGCTCGTTTCGGCTAGTTTCGGTTCCGCCTGAGAAAACCAGCTACCTGGGATTCGTGTTTTATTCCACCGCCCCGCGATGCCGCCGCAGTGCTTGCCGCGCTGGAGGGTCTGTACAGGCTGCTTGGATCTTGCGCTATGTGCTCAAACCCAGCGATACTGCGGACAGTGAGAAGCTTCGTTTTCTGCATTCTATCTGCTGAGGACAGCAAGTCAGCACCTCAGACCTTTCTGGAAGGCTTAGAGCAGGAGCTCCGACAGAGAGATCCAGAAACGTGCTGGGCAGGGTGTAGGAGGGTGGAGGTGCTGGGTAATCGGGCTTTACAGAGCACACTTACTGAGAGTCGGTGCAGGTTTCGTGGACGCAGGTCCTAATCATGCCGCTCTGAGCATACTTAGGGCGGTACTGTGAGCATCACCTGGAGGCCCCCGAGCGCCAGTGTCATTTTGTGAGTGCCTGTGCTTTGGGAGTGCGCACATGTGTGGAGAACGtactgagtttgtgtgtgtgtaagagtatGACTGAAGTGAGAGCGAGGATTGCACTCCGCTGGACTCTTTAGCACCATCAAGCTTGGCGGGCTTTCTAGCAGAGGACTGAATTGCAGTAGACGTGGGTGCAGGGCTGGAATCACAGGTCACTGGAACATCTTGGCAAACAGCAGCCGGAAGCAAGGGGCAGCTGGGCAAATGGTTGGAGAAGGAGGCTGAACTTTAGGTGATGAATGGCGGGGGAGGAGGCGTGGGGCTAGAGGTCCGCTTGGAAGCTTTTAGCCTTGCACTTCCCTGCTCTGGCCCAGTAGGGCATCCAGCCCCTCCTTAACCCACATGATGGACCAACCAGCATGACTCCAGGCAGCTGCACAGGGTGCTGATTGGGAAGATGGGTTGCGATCCCACGGAATCCCCTATGAACTTCCCTGGTAAGCACTTCTGGATCCCCACCTGGGCAGAGAACAGGTACATACTTACTACTGATAACATTCCTTCAAGATGAGAATATGATCCCCATTTCAAAGATAAGTATACTGAGGCACTAGAAGTTACTAGCCCACGATGTTTCCACCTGGAAAAGGCACAGCTGCAACAGAGTTCCAGTGTGACAAAGTTCTTGATCCCCTGTGTCTGATACCCACAAGCCCTGCCCTCCTGTGTGTGATTCCAGCTGCCTGAATCAGACCCCCTCCTTGGGCACAGAATCATCAACTCTACTGTGCATTAACCCTCGAAGCTGCACTTGCACGGAGGTCTGCGGTCAGACCTAGGGGAGACAGGGTTCCTTGTAATGCTGGACTCTGCCCGACAAGATCGCACAGGTGGGGATGGAGTGGGACACGTGCGTGTTCAAAACCCGCGAAACCGAACAGCTGAAGTTAACCATGACGTCAACCTGTCCTCAAATTCCTACTcactttttgtgtgtttttcgTTGGTCCTCACCAACCCCCCCCACGTCCCCCTCCCGCCCCTGCCATCAATGACCTCAATGCAGATACAAGTGGGGTGGTCCTTCTGGATGCTCCAGGTTCTGGACGCAAGTGATGACACAATCCTTCTGGGGCTCAGATCCTTCCCCTCATTGGTTGCCCAGAGCTCCTGGACCACCCCAGACCCAGAGCAGCAGGAATAAGAGCAGCTGCTGGTGTTGGGAGGCATCAGGCGCACTGCCCAGCTCGAGTGTCACTGCCACTTCTGCCACAGTGCCATCGCCTGAAGCCAAAGCTACCGCCACTGCTCCCTCctctgctccaagccacctggTTCCTGCTGCCAGGTAAGCCCGGAGATTCCTGCTTAGCTGggattctgtttttctctctctcccctctcttccttctctctctccattacTTTTTCTTAGCTGCTCTCTTCCAGTCGCAAAGGCTCTGTCCACTTCTGTCTAGGTCATTTCACACAGCCTGCATCACTCTGCAAtgcatcccaggctccttccacAGGTAACACTGGATGGTCTCAGTTCACGCACTCCCTGCTTCACTCTCCCAGCGCTGAGGCGGGCTCCAGTTTCCTTTCCCGCAGCACACGTGCTTAGGTCAGTTTGGGATGCTGGAGCTCCCCTGGCACTGCAAGCAGATCTGGACGCAGAAAGAGTTTTGTGCAGATGGTGCTCTCACGGATCACGTCTTGTGCCCAGCGGACCGCGGGAAATGCTTCGGAACCTGGGCCAGCGCAAGCGGGTGGCAAATAGGTGCAGTGACTGAGGGGCAGGCAGCCATTAAACGCAAGCCCCCGTTGTGGGTTCTGGGAACTTTTCTCCCAGTTTAAGTCCTGGGTCCCAATTTGAGACCCTTCCAGCTTGATTCTTACAGGGTACTCTTTACCAAAGTGTGGAGCAGCTGAGCAGTAGAATGTGGTTCTTCAGTTTCTCAGGGATTCCAACCGCAGAAATTTGTCCTCGGtaatcccctcccccctccatgtATGTGCAAAAGCCCGGCACCAGGAGGACAGCTCTGGGTTGCACAGTGGGAAAAGCTGTGGTGACAGGTACTCGGACTCTGTCCTCCAGGAGTCCTGGCCAACACGTTGTATGTGAGAGTGAGTGGAGTGATGGGGCGGGGGCTATGGACCAAGACCTCCTCACCCAGTTGTCCCACTAGGTTTCTTTGCTAAGCCAAGCATGCTGCAGCCTTACTGAATCTTCCAGCAGTCCACTTGGCTGAGCAGGAAACGATGGTGAATCGGAGTGACATGACTAGCATGAAACCAGGACGCCAGGGAGTtaggggcagaggcaggagcaGAGCCTGGGTCTGTGGGCTCATTGAATGTGTTATTTATTGCTCCAAGTGCTGATGTTATTCTTCCCTTGCAGAGAGTCATCATGGGCTTCTGGAAGTTTCCCCCCTTCCTGGTCCTCAGCATCCTGGTCTTGTACCAGGCAGGCATGCTCCACTCAGCACCATTCAGGTGAGACAGCCCTGCCAGGAGCGCTCCCACCTCCATCTGTCCCTGGATCATAAAATTCTATGTTCTCAGTTGTGCTGTGCTGAATCTGGCTCTTGGTGGGGTTGTGTGTGAGGGGTGGTAATGTATGAATGTAAACGTGTATATAAGCTTATCATAAACTGTTTATGAGACAAAGATGTGTAGCACACAGTGTACAAACATACATAAGATATACAGTACTCGTTATTGTAAATTTCATATAACATTGCTTTTTACCAAATATTTGTATCTTCAGCAAACCTATTTACTAATTTAACCACAATTTGAGAAATAGATTGCATCCTATCTGCTAACTACTTTGCCAATAAATTTGTTATTAAATCTGATGTTACCTATACATCTAATTTCTCACCCTCACTCAAATTACATTAAAGTGAAATGATTTTCAGATTCAAACTAacattatcatttaatttttaataatggctgtatttaaTACTAAGCtcataaaattcctgaaaatctAACCATCAGCTTTCACAAGCCTATATGATCCACTTGGAGCAAACCATTTCTTTTAGGTCACACCAGAGCCTAAATCCTGGTGAAGCAGCATTTTTGGATGGACACTGGCCTCATGCCCTGTCCATTGAGATTTGGGGCAGCCACATCCTCAGGGGAAGTTGCAGAAACCAGGAAACCTGGCTGCTTATCCTGGGGAAGGAGTAGTCAGGGGCTCAAAGCCTGTGTTGGGCTTGCTTCCCCTCCCCAGGTCGGCTTTTGATAGTCGTTTTGATCCTGCTACACTCAATGAGGAGGAATTGCGCCTCCTACTGGCTGCAATGGTGAACGACTATGAGCAGATGAGGGCCCGTGAGCTGCAGAAGGAGCAGAAGACAGAGGGCTCCAGGTGAggctccctgccccacccagcaCAGGGCATCCGCTCCCTCCTTCATGCCCAGGAAGGCATATCCCAGAGCCACCTTTGGGTTTTCTGACACCCCTGGAAATGTGTATGGGGAGTGATTGTGGCATTTTCCCTAATGGCCTATGATTTTCTGCTGTGATGACCGTTTCTAGCAGAAATACTTAAGGTTTATTGGTGCCTCTGAGAGCAGTAATTTTCCATGATGATCCTGTGGGGCAGCACCTGCACTCAAGCTCTCACTAacaggccttttctttttctccatcctgcAAATCAGCATCACTGCCCAGAAGAGAGCCTGCAACACTGCAACGTGCATGACCCATCGGCTGGCAGGCTTGCTGAGCAGATCTGGGAGCATGGTGAAGAGCAACTTGTTGCCCACCAAGATGGGCTTCAAAATCTTTGGTGGGCGTCGCAGGAACTTTTGGATCTGAGCAGCGAAATGATTCTAGGAAGAAGGTGACTGCCCTTTGTACTGTCAGGTGGGAGGATAAATGACTGGGTATTGCAGGGGTGCAGTCCACACTCTAACCCTCTGTGGGTTCATATGGGTGAAAAATCCACAGGGGAAGGCACCCACACCAGTGTCTGGAGAAAGAACATAGAGTCCCAACAGCTGAAACCCCTAGAACTTGGAttcatttctctctgtttttccagtTTCTCCCTGTGCCACTGAGATCCTCCAGGAAATATAGatcctatttatttaaaacacagtTCCCTGGGTTATAACTGTGATTATCCTAGCATTTGAGTTTGAAAGGTAATTACCCTATCCTTTTGGAGCATACCCTACAGTGTCATATACATCTGAATTCAGAGtatagacttgggttcaaatcctgtgtCTGTCCTCTACTAATTATACGACATGGGCtagaccctctctgagcctcagcttccacatcTAACTTGAAGGCAACAATAGTATCATCAATGTAAAAAGTAATTGGGATAATACATGACAAGAGCCTCTTAACTAGTAAGTAATagctgttacttttttttctcctaggtCCCTATGAAGCTGAACTCTACTTCTTTTAATTTGCAATGAAAGcaacttacaaaaaaaaatagcCTGGAAGACACCCATGTATGCATGCTTCTTGACATTgaaaccactcttttttttttgtttgaaataaACTAAATGCAGAATAAAATCAATGCAGCTACCTACTGTGCATCTTTTTTATCAATATATTTGATtctgtattcaataaatatgacaCATATCTCACTGGCTTATCTGGTAGCAAATCTGGACCCTGTCAGCCAACCTGTTGGCTGCTCTGCTAAACCTCAGGGGTACATGAAATCGCTGCCTTGTGGGTGTCTGGAGATGCCTAGTAATGCTGAGCCTCAATGGAACtctctctttaaagaaatgttCTCATTTGTGCACTTCACcaagataaaaaatgtattttcaatacACTTAAAAGGAGTGTTGCTGCTATTTATGCTGTTTTTCCCATGAGAACGTCAGGGATCTGTGACACTTTGTTGATCAGGCTGGCTCAAATGAGGCAATGATACCATGTTTGGGGTGGGCCCTCAGTATCTTGTATCCTCAGTGTCTAGTGAAACACCTTTACTGGAATTAGAACCCTGTGCATCTCAAAGAGacattcacatttattttcaGAGAGTGCCCTGGTCCCCAGCCCCAGAAGTTATCTGTTCTCTTCTCCTTGACTCAGGTTTGCCCTTACCCATCCCTGCCTTTCCTCCCAACAGCACCCCTTCATACACCCCAGAGCCTGCAAAGCCCGTTAGAACAACGGCTCACAGTTTGAAAGGGGATCACACACTGGCAGACCTGGAAAGATAATCAGATGCCATCTAATCCAACTTTTTACTCTCTGTTGTGCAGAGAAGAAAAGTGCGTTGCTCAGGTCCTGCAATAAGTTTAACAGAGACATTCCTATATTTAACAAATAATCATTGAGTGTCTGCTATATGCTTGACCCTATTTGAGCTCCAGGACCAGAGCAATGAACAGGACAGACAAAACCCCCTGCATTCATGGAGCTTATACTCTAACTGGGGGAGATTGAGGTGATACATGCTGTAGAATCGGAGATGCTTAGTATTAGAAGGAATCTGGGATATCATAGGATGTAAAGGCTTATTCGATACAGGAATTTCACAGCATCAACATCCTTGGCATCTGTTGGAAATGCTGGTGACCAACTGCTGACTATAACTTCCAAGGTTACTGGGCAGCCAGTTTTACTGGTGGACAGTCAGTTAAGTGGGATTCTTTAATTGGAAAAGTCATCCCCTTCTACTCACTGACTTTATTATTTCCTCAGAAGCACACAGAATTATGACCCTTGCTTCCATTCAGTCTGTACTCAACACAGTAGCCCAACCTTAGTTGCAAAGGTAGATCAGACCATATCTCCCTTAGGTACAGAATACTCCACTGAGTCCCCATCTCACAG of Balaenoptera ricei isolate mBalRic1 chromosome 8, mBalRic1.hap2, whole genome shotgun sequence contains these proteins:
- the LOC132369866 gene encoding LOW QUALITY PROTEIN: calcitonin receptor-stimulating peptide 1-like (The sequence of the model RefSeq protein was modified relative to this genomic sequence to represent the inferred CDS: inserted 1 base in 1 codon) codes for the protein MGFWKFPPFLVLSILVLYQAGMLHSAPFRSAFDSRFDPATLNEEELRLLLAAMVNDYEQMRARELQKEQKTEGSSITAQKRACNTATCMTHRLAGLLSRSGSMVKSNLLPTKMGFKIFGGRRRXLLDLSSEMILGRR